The Streptomyces sp. NBC_01353 genome contains a region encoding:
- a CDS encoding ABC transporter permease, whose protein sequence is MTAPLHDTAADEIAAVAAKVPAKAIEGRSPGRIAWTRLKRDKIALTGAFLVLFLILVAIFAPQIVSLFGHPPNEFHEEMLDPDLGIPKGSFGGMSSDFLLGVEPTNGRDVFSRIVYGARISLLVAFLAAFVSVVIGSVLGAIAGFFGGWVDAIISRLMDLLLAFPQLLFTIALVSVVPNSLWGLTGTGVRMGVLIVVIGFFGWPYIGRIVRGQTMSLREREYVEAARSLGAGRGYILRKELLPNLVAPILVYTTLIIPTNILTEAALSFLGAGVKPPTASWGKMLSDAVPIYQADPTFMVVPGIAIFITVLAFNLFGDGLRDALDPKGS, encoded by the coding sequence ATGACGGCACCACTGCACGACACAGCCGCGGACGAGATCGCAGCTGTCGCCGCCAAAGTCCCTGCCAAGGCCATCGAGGGTCGTTCTCCCGGCCGTATCGCCTGGACACGCCTCAAGCGCGACAAGATCGCACTGACGGGCGCGTTCCTCGTGCTCTTCCTCATCCTCGTCGCGATCTTCGCGCCGCAGATCGTCAGTCTCTTCGGCCACCCGCCGAACGAGTTCCACGAGGAGATGCTCGACCCCGACCTGGGCATCCCCAAGGGATCCTTCGGCGGTATGAGTTCCGACTTCCTGCTGGGCGTGGAGCCGACCAACGGGCGCGACGTCTTCAGCCGCATCGTCTACGGCGCGCGGATCTCGCTCCTCGTGGCCTTCCTGGCCGCCTTCGTCTCCGTCGTCATCGGCAGCGTGCTGGGTGCCATCGCCGGCTTCTTCGGCGGCTGGGTCGACGCGATCATCAGCCGTCTGATGGACCTGCTGCTCGCCTTCCCGCAGCTGCTCTTCACCATCGCGCTGGTCTCCGTGGTCCCCAACTCGCTCTGGGGGCTGACCGGCACCGGCGTCCGCATGGGCGTACTGATCGTCGTCATCGGCTTCTTCGGCTGGCCGTACATCGGACGCATCGTCCGCGGCCAGACGATGTCGCTGCGCGAGCGGGAGTACGTCGAGGCCGCCCGGTCGCTCGGAGCGGGCCGCGGCTACATCCTCCGCAAGGAGCTCCTGCCCAACCTGGTCGCCCCGATCCTCGTCTACACGACGCTGATCATCCCGACCAACATCCTCACCGAGGCGGCCCTGAGCTTCCTGGGCGCCGGCGTCAAGCCGCCCACCGCGTCCTGGGGAAAGATGCTCTCCGACGCCGTCCCGATCTACCAGGCGGACCCGACGTTCATGGTGGTTCCCGGTATCGCGATCTTCATCACCGTCCTTGCGTTCAACCTCTTCGGGGACGGGCTGCGTGACGCACTCGACCCCAAGGGCAGCTGA
- a CDS encoding ABC transporter substrate-binding protein, protein MIRRKKAAALTALVAALSLTAACGGGSDDGGKGKGSAGAGFDAATKGVVNVSDKKGGELKLWSPQDVDYLDPARAYYGFVWNLQRLYVRQLLAYDSKPGDAGTKLVPDLAEALPVLSNGGKTYTLKLKDGVKFEDGTPVTSKDIKYGVERVFAQDVLSGGPTYLIDILDQGQKYPGPYKDKAADKLGLKSVQTPDDKTIVFNLAKPNSDFSYLLAMPSSSPVPMAKDTGAKYTNKPLSTGPYKVTSFTAGKGATFERNPNWDPKTDTIRKGLPDKVSFTVTTNAEDMDQRLLSGDIDLAVDGTGVQDAAKIKILQNPKLKANADNPFTGYIRYMVFPQTVAPFDNVECRKAVIYAADPKSLQTARGGPTSGDLGANMLPPGIPGSDKAFDPYGLTAGKPQIDKAKAALAACGKPNGFKTTIAVRNNRKAEVKTAESLQAALKAAGIDASIDQYDGKLSSSTIGSPENVKKKGYGIIVMGWGADYNSGAGFLQPLVDGSFILPNGNNNYSMLNDPEVNGLFDKAADAPTPAEAAPFYTEINKKIMDKALYLPINFDKALVYHNPRLTNVYFNESMGKIDLATVGVVK, encoded by the coding sequence GTGATCCGCAGAAAGAAGGCAGCAGCGCTCACCGCGCTGGTCGCCGCTCTCTCCCTCACCGCGGCATGCGGTGGCGGCAGCGACGACGGCGGCAAGGGCAAGGGTTCCGCCGGCGCCGGGTTCGACGCGGCGACCAAGGGTGTCGTCAACGTCTCCGACAAGAAGGGCGGCGAGCTCAAGCTCTGGTCGCCCCAGGATGTCGACTACCTGGACCCGGCGCGCGCCTACTACGGCTTCGTCTGGAACCTCCAGCGCCTGTACGTCCGTCAGCTGCTCGCGTACGACAGCAAGCCGGGCGACGCGGGCACCAAGCTGGTCCCGGACCTCGCCGAGGCCCTGCCGGTCCTCAGCAACGGCGGCAAGACCTACACGCTGAAGCTCAAGGACGGCGTGAAGTTCGAGGACGGCACGCCGGTCACCTCGAAGGACATCAAGTACGGCGTCGAGCGCGTCTTCGCGCAGGACGTGCTGTCCGGCGGTCCGACGTACCTGATCGACATCCTCGACCAGGGCCAGAAGTACCCCGGCCCGTACAAGGACAAGGCCGCCGACAAGCTCGGCCTGAAGTCGGTCCAGACGCCTGACGACAAGACCATCGTCTTCAACCTGGCGAAGCCGAACTCGGACTTCTCCTACCTGCTGGCGATGCCGTCCTCCTCGCCGGTCCCGATGGCCAAGGACACGGGCGCGAAGTACACCAACAAGCCGCTGTCCACCGGCCCGTACAAGGTCACCAGCTTCACCGCGGGCAAGGGCGCGACCTTCGAGCGCAACCCGAACTGGGACCCGAAGACCGACACGATCCGCAAGGGTCTGCCGGACAAGGTCTCCTTCACGGTGACCACCAACGCCGAAGACATGGACCAGCGTCTGCTGTCCGGTGACATCGACCTCGCGGTCGACGGCACGGGTGTCCAGGACGCCGCGAAGATCAAGATCCTGCAGAACCCGAAGCTGAAGGCCAACGCGGACAACCCGTTCACGGGCTACATCCGTTACATGGTCTTCCCGCAGACGGTCGCGCCGTTCGACAACGTCGAGTGCCGCAAGGCCGTCATCTACGCGGCCGACCCGAAGTCCCTGCAGACCGCCCGTGGCGGTCCGACCTCCGGTGACCTCGGCGCCAACATGCTGCCGCCCGGCATCCCCGGCTCCGACAAGGCGTTCGACCCGTACGGCCTGACCGCCGGCAAGCCGCAGATCGACAAGGCCAAGGCCGCCCTCGCCGCCTGTGGCAAGCCGAACGGCTTCAAGACCACGATCGCGGTCCGCAACAACCGCAAGGCCGAGGTCAAGACCGCCGAGTCCCTGCAGGCCGCGCTGAAGGCCGCGGGCATCGACGCCTCGATCGACCAGTACGACGGCAAGCTCTCCTCCTCCACGATCGGTTCGCCCGAGAACGTGAAGAAGAAGGGCTACGGCATCATCGTCATGGGCTGGGGTGCCGACTACAACTCCGGCGCGGGCTTCCTGCAGCCGCTGGTGGACGGCTCGTTCATCCTGCCCAACGGCAACAACAACTACTCGATGCTGAACGACCCCGAGGTGAACGGCCTGTTCGACAAGGCCGCCGACGCCCCGACGCCGGCCGAGGCCGCGCCGTTCTACACCGAGATCAACAAGAAGATCATGGACAAGGCGCTCTACCTGCCGATCAACTTCGACAAGGCGCTCGTCTACCACAACCCCCGTCTGACGAACGTCTACTTCAACGAGTCGATGGGCAAGATCGACCTCGCCACCGTGGGCGTCGTCAAGTAA